A single window of Eucalyptus grandis isolate ANBG69807.140 chromosome 1, ASM1654582v1, whole genome shotgun sequence DNA harbors:
- the LOC120287342 gene encoding probable LRR receptor-like serine/threonine-protein kinase At3g47570, with amino-acid sequence MGSFGFMYKGLLVQTQLIVAIKILNFTCHRAYKSFIAECEALRRIRHCYLLKVLTCSRVNFNGNDFNALVYEFMSNKNLDEWLHPTASQNTARSKLSLLERVNIATNVAYALDYLHHHCETPIVLCDLKPSNVLLDDEMTRHIGNSGLAKFLLEATHMQLANQSSSIGVKRSFGYVATEYGSGIVVEMCIALESSF; translated from the exons ATGGGTAGTTTTGGATTCATGTATAAAGGACTTCTTGTTCAGACTCAGTTGATCGTGGCCATCAAGATTCTCAACTTTACATGTCACAGAGCTTACAAGAGCTTCATAGCCGAGTGTGAGGCCTTGAGAAGAATCCGACACTGTTATCTTCTGAAGGTACTCACATGTTCTAGGGTTAATTTTAATGGAAATGATTTCAATGCATTGGTTTATGAATTCATGTCGAACAAGAACTTGGACGAATGGTTGCACCCAACTGCATCGCAAAATACAGCGAGAAGTAAGTTGAGTCTACTTGAGAGAGTGAATATTGCCACCAATGTTGCTTATGCACTAGATTATCTTCATCATCACTGTGAAACACCGATAGTTCTTTGTGATCTAAAGCCAAGCAATGTCCTTCTTGATGATGAAATGACTAGGCATATAGGCAATTCTGGGCTTGCCAAGTTCCTCCTAGAAGCAACACATATGCAACTAGCCAATCAATCAAGCTCTATCGGAGTAAAAAGGTCTTTTGGCTACGTAGCCACAG AGTATGGCTCGGGAATTGTGGTGGAGATGTGCATAGCTTTGGAGTCCTCATTTTAG